A section of the Triticum dicoccoides isolate Atlit2015 ecotype Zavitan chromosome 7A, WEW_v2.0, whole genome shotgun sequence genome encodes:
- the LOC119331975 gene encoding bidirectional sugar transporter SWEET11-like — protein MAGGLFDMSHPASALAGIAGNIVSFFVFLAPMATFLQIYRKKTTGGFSSVPYVVALFSCSLLIFYALLKTKSPLLLTINSFGCCIETVYIIAYLVYAPPRARLRTLAYFFVLDVAAFGLVLVVTMYAFAPAHRVKFLGSVCLAFSMAVFVAPLSIIVKVIKTKSVEFLPVGLSFCLVLSAVAWFCYGLFTKDPFVMYPNVGGFFFSCVQIGLYCWYRKPSNAVLPTTTADAGNGNGGAAEQPQVQVIELPAHSVAILSVGPVPILGVHKIEVMAAEQQTVIDVKDAAEADQPEVIEIVPAPAV, from the exons ATGGCTGGGGGCCTCTTCGACATGTCTCACCCGGCGAGCGCCCTCGCCGGCATCGCAG GAAACATCGTCTCCTTCTTCGTGTTCCTCGCGCCAAT GGCGACGTTCCTGCAGATCTACAGGAAGAAGACGACGGGCGGGTTCAGCTCGGTGCCGTACGTGGTGGCGCTCTTCAGCTGCTCGCTGCTCATCTTCTACGCGCTGCTCAAGACGAAGTCCCCCCTcctgctcaccatcaacagcttcgGCTGCTGCATCGAGACCGTCTACATCATCGCCTACCTCGTCTACGCGCCGCCCCGCGCCAGGCTCAGGACGCTCGCCTACTTCTTCGTCCTCGACGTCGCCGCCTTCGGCCTCGTCCTCGTCGTCACCATGTACGCCTTCGCGCCGGCCCACCGCGTCAAGTTCCTCGGCAGCGTCTGCCTCGCCTTCTCCATGGCCGTCTTCGTCGCGCCGCTCTCCATCATC GTCAAGGTGATCAAGACCAAGAGCGTGGAGTTCCTGCCCGTCGGCCTCTCCTTCTGCCTCGTCCTCAGCGCCGTCGCGTGGTTCTGCTACGGCCTCTTCACCAAGGACCCATTCGTCATG TACCCAAACGTGGGCGGCTTCTTCTTCAGCTGCGTCCAGATCGGGCTCTACTGCTGGTACCGCAAGCCCAGCAACGCCGTGCTGCCCACTACCACCGCCGACGCCGGCAACGGCAATGGCGGCGCCGCGGAGCAGCCGCAGGTGCAGGTGATCGAGCTGCCCGCGCACTCCGTCGCCATCCTGTCCGTGGGCCCCGTCCCGATCCTCGGCGTGCACAAGATCGAGGTCATGGCGGCAGAGCAGCAGACCGTCATCGACGTCAAGGACGCCGCCGAGGCCGACCAGCCGGAGGTCATCGAGATCGTCCCCGCCCCCGCCGTGTGA
- the LOC119331425 gene encoding uncharacterized protein LOC119331425: protein MVFSKVEVNLRRLLEAAPRQQNQAKLVHYITTARELLEQLGAEITPEGISSVSKAKLSEYSEKIEALAATLASLVPENENLVDESSEQDSSYEREKVGSPISLSSGLRRRSTAQMEVGPSSHQRKETDTGAPIKLDAEAQAHIEKHRKLQEDLTDEMVDLARQLKESSLLMNQSVQDTEKILDSTERAVEHSLASTGRATARASEVYSLASKTTCFQWLLIFLMTCMFVMVVLLIRIT, encoded by the exons ATGGTGTTCAGCAAGGTGGAAGTGAACTTGAGAAGGCTGCTTGAGGCGGCCCCCCGCCAGCAGAATCAGGCTAAGCTTGTCCAT TACATAACCACAGCCAGAGAGCTGTTGGAGCAGCTTGGAGCTGAAATTACACCAGAAGGAATATCAAG TGTTTCAAAAGCTAAGCTCAGTGAGTATTCAGAAAAGATTGAAGCACTAGCTGCCACACTTGCTTCTCTAGTG CCAGAAAACGAAAATCTGGTTGATGAGAGTAGCGAACAAGACAGCTCTTATGAAAGAGAAAAGGTTGGGAGCCCAATATCCTTATCATCAGGATTGCGGAGGAGATCGAC GGCTCAGATGGAGGTTGGACCAAGCAGTCATCAGAGGAAAGAAACAGATACTGGAGCACCTATTAAATTGGATGCAGAAGCTCAGGCTCACATTGAGAAGCATAG GAAGCTGCAAGAAGATCTAACTGACGAAATGGTTGACTTAGCACGCCAGCTGAAGGAGAGTAGCCTTTTAATGAACCAGTCCGTGCAAGATACAGAGAAG ATCCTCGATTCCACAGAGAGAGCCGTGGAGCATAGCCTGGCCAGCACCGGCCGTGCAACGGCGCGAGCCTCAGAGGTCTACTCTCTGGCCTCCAAGACAACCTGCTTCCAGTGGTTGCTCATCTTTTTAATGACGTGCATGTTTGTCATGGTGGTTCTCCTCATACGGATCACCTGA